One Streptomyces sp. 840.1 genomic window, CCACGGGCGGCAGCGGTCTCATCGCGCACCGCCGCTCACCGTACGGGCGGTGTCCGCCGCGGCCCGGGGCCCGTCGGGGGAGTCCAGGGTCCGCCGCATCACGCGGTCGACGTGGCGGGCCAGCTCCTCGATCCGGTCCGCGCTCCAGTGGACCGTGGAGTACTTCAGGCTCATCTCCAGCTCACCGTCGACGATGTCCCCCTCGGCCATCAGCAGATAGCGCTCTCGCTGGAGCGGCGAGCGGTGCGCGCCGAAGCTCTCGTCCGCGGGCCGCAGCACCGCACCCGGCGCGCGCTGCTCCAGCCGCAGCAGATGACCGCGGAAGTTGAGCCGGACCCGGGGCCGGGGGCGGTCCGCGAGGGCGGCACGCTCCGCGGGATCGGGCGAGAGGAAGCGCAACGCGTCGAACCCGTAGCGGCGTTCGGGCAGGGCGGCCGGGCCGCCGAGCGCGGCGAGCAGGGCGCGGACGCCCTCGCCCTCCCACCGCAGGACGGCCGGGTAGGTGCTCTGCACGTAGCCGACGGTGCGGGACAGGTCGAGGTCGCCGGGGGACACGTCTCGGCTGTGCGCGTAGACGTCCACCCCGTGCACGGGCTCCCCGGTCCAGGCCGCCAGGCCGCCGACCAGGCAGCCGAGGGCGAAGTCGTGCGGGGCGACGCCTGCGGCGGGGAGGCGGTGGAGCACCTGGCCGGTGAGGTCCCGGGGCAGCCGGGAGCGGTGGGTGCGCAGCGTGGGCAGCGGCGCGGCGCCTTCCGTATCGGGCCGGAGCGCGGCGAACTCCCCTGTTCCGGCGGCCCATTCGGCGGCGTCCTGCCGGGCCTGCCGGGAGCGCACCCAGTCCCGCAGCGCGGTGCCGACGGCGCGCGGTCCCGTCGCGGCGGCTTCCGGCCGGCCGCCGCCCAGCAGTAGTTCGAGGTCGTCGACGAGCAGGCCCATCGACACTCCGTCGAGGACGAAGTGGTGGACCGTCAGCAGCAGTCTGGCCCCGTTCTCCGTGCCGTCGACGTACAGCAGCTGAAGGACCCGGCCGTCTGCGAGCGACATTGAGGTCTGCGCCTCGGCCAGCGCCTCCTCCAGCCGGGCGGCGCGCTCGCTGGGCGGGACGGGGGACAGGTCGATGACACGGACGGCCTCCGAGGGGTCGGTCTCCCGCAGCTCGGCCGTGCCGTCCGCGCGGAGCGCCGTGCGCAGCGCGGGGTGGCGTCGTAGGAGGGCACCGGCCACCCGGGCGAGTTGGTGCGCGGACACGCCTGAGTCGGTGGTGAACAGCGCGTTCAGGCAGAAGTGGTCGCGGGCCGGCAGATCGCCGTCGCCCAGCCAGCGGTGCTGGGCGGGCAGCAGGTCGAGCGGGCCGGCGGTCTCCTCCTCGACGGCGTCCGGCGCGCGGCGGCCCTGCGCCCGGGAGACGGCGGCGCGGGCGGTGCGACCGGCGAGCAGGTCGCCGGGGGTCATGGAGATGCCCCGTGCCCGCATCCGCCCGCAGACGCGCAGGGCCATGAGGGAGTCGCCGCCCAGGGCGAGGAAGTCGTCGTCGGGGCCGAGTTCCGGCGCGAGCAGCAGTTCGCGGAGCAGGGCGACCACCGTGTCCAGCGGTGACCGCGTCTCGTCGTCGCGCTCGTGCGTCGCCCCGGCGCCCAGGACCGCCGCCGCTGCCTCGGCCGCCGCGCGGCGGTCGGTCTTGCCGGAGGTGGTGAGGGGTATCCGGTCGAGTACGGCGATGCGGCCCGGCACCAGGTAGGCGGGGACCCGCTCCCGCAGGTGCTCCCGGACGGCCCGGGGGTCGGGGCCGTCCCCGTCACGTGCCACGGCGGCCGCGAGCACGTTCCCACCGGCGCCGTCGTCCAGGGTGAACGAGACGGCGGAGGTGATCCCGGGGGCCGCGAGCAGGTGGCGGTCGACCTCGTCGAGTTCGATGCGGTGGCCGCGTACCTTCACCTGGTTGTCGGCGCGCCCCAGGAATTCGAGGCCGCCGCTCTCCCGCCGCACCACCATGTCGCCGGTGCGGTACATCCGCGCGCCGGGCGCCGCCGCGTACGGATCGGGCAGGAAGCGCTCCCGCGTCCGCGCCGCGTCGTTCAGGTAGCCCAGGGCCAGCGGCTCGCCGCCGATCCACAGTTCGCCCGGTGTGCCGTCGGCGACGGGCCGCCGGTCCTCGTCCAGCACCCGTGCCACCCGGTCGCCGACCGGTGTCCCGATGGGCAGCCCGGCCGTGCCGGGCACCTCGTCGCCGGGGGCGAGCACCAGGGCGGTCGCGGTGACCACGGTCTCTGTGGGGCCGTACCCGTTCACCAGCACGGTGTGCGCGAGGGGGGTACGGCGGTGGGCGTGGGCATCGGCGGTCGTGGCGTTCTCGCCGCCGATGACCACCGTGCGGACCCCGGCGAAGGACGGCTCCCGCTCGCCGTCGAGCTCCGCGCAGAGCATCCGCCAGTAGACGGTGGGGAGTTGCAGGACCGTCACCCCCAGTTCCCCGACGGCCGAGGCGAGCCGCACGGTGTCGGGGACGCCGCCTGTGCCGTGGAAGGCGAGGGTTCCGCCCGCGGCGAGGGTCGGCCAGATCTCCTCCTGGGCGACATCGAATCCGAGGCTCGCGAACTGGAGCACGGTGCTGTGCGGCCCGAGCGCGAACAGGTCCACGGACGCGTCGGCATGGCGCGCCAGCGCCCCGTGCCCGACCAGGACTCCCTTGGGCGCTCCGGTGGACCCGGAGGTGTAGATGACGTAGGCGCCGTGTTCGTCGTCCGCGCTGTGCGGCCGGGCGGCCTCCACCGGGCGGGCGGCCTCCACCGGGTCCCCGGCGGACGGCGGGAGCGCCGTGCTGTCGTCGAGGACCAAGGCGGCGCCGCTGTCGCGGAGCACGTACGCGAGGCGTTCCTCGGGGGTCGCCGTGTCGACGGGTACGAACGCGGCACCGGCGAGCCAGGTCCCGAGCATGGCGACGACCGCGTCCGGACCCGAGGGCAGCCGGACGAGGACGCTGTCGCCACGCCGTACGCCGCGGCCCGCGAGGGCGAGTGCGGCCTGCTCGGCGCGATGCCACAGCTGGGCGTAGGTCACGGTGTCCGTCGGGGTCCGCAGGGCGACGCCGGAGGGGCGGCCGGCCGCGTGGCCGCGGATCAGGTCCACGACGGAGGGGTTCCGGGTCATGCGTTCCCGCCCTCCTGCGTCGTGCCGGGGCCGCCGGGGTCGAGGACGAGCCGTGCGTGGGCCAGCAGCCCGTTGTCGTACATCCGGTGCCGCTGCACGACGATCGTGAGGTCGGCGGTGGCGAGGTCGGCCACCAGGTCCTGTCCGGCGGGCACGGCCCGGCCGCGTGCGGAGAACGTGGTGACGTACGGGTCGTGGAACATCACGTCGGCCCCCGCTCCGAGCAGTTCGAGGGCGAGCGGCTCGGCAGGCGAGTGGCGGATGTCGGCGACGTCCGGCTTGTAGGTGACGCCCAGCAGGAGCACCTTGGCCCCGCGGACGTTGATCCCGTTCGCCGTCAGCAGCTCCTGC contains:
- a CDS encoding non-ribosomal peptide synthetase; the protein is MTRNPSVVDLIRGHAAGRPSGVALRTPTDTVTYAQLWHRAEQAALALAGRGVRRGDSVLVRLPSGPDAVVAMLGTWLAGAAFVPVDTATPEERLAYVLRDSGAALVLDDSTALPPSAGDPVEAARPVEAARPHSADDEHGAYVIYTSGSTGAPKGVLVGHGALARHADASVDLFALGPHSTVLQFASLGFDVAQEEIWPTLAAGGTLAFHGTGGVPDTVRLASAVGELGVTVLQLPTVYWRMLCAELDGEREPSFAGVRTVVIGGENATTADAHAHRRTPLAHTVLVNGYGPTETVVTATALVLAPGDEVPGTAGLPIGTPVGDRVARVLDEDRRPVADGTPGELWIGGEPLALGYLNDAARTRERFLPDPYAAAPGARMYRTGDMVVRRESGGLEFLGRADNQVKVRGHRIELDEVDRHLLAAPGITSAVSFTLDDGAGGNVLAAAVARDGDGPDPRAVREHLRERVPAYLVPGRIAVLDRIPLTTSGKTDRRAAAEAAAAVLGAGATHERDDETRSPLDTVVALLRELLLAPELGPDDDFLALGGDSLMALRVCGRMRARGISMTPGDLLAGRTARAAVSRAQGRRAPDAVEEETAGPLDLLPAQHRWLGDGDLPARDHFCLNALFTTDSGVSAHQLARVAGALLRRHPALRTALRADGTAELRETDPSEAVRVIDLSPVPPSERAARLEEALAEAQTSMSLADGRVLQLLYVDGTENGARLLLTVHHFVLDGVSMGLLVDDLELLLGGGRPEAAATGPRAVGTALRDWVRSRQARQDAAEWAAGTGEFAALRPDTEGAAPLPTLRTHRSRLPRDLTGQVLHRLPAAGVAPHDFALGCLVGGLAAWTGEPVHGVDVYAHSRDVSPGDLDLSRTVGYVQSTYPAVLRWEGEGVRALLAALGGPAALPERRYGFDALRFLSPDPAERAALADRPRPRVRLNFRGHLLRLEQRAPGAVLRPADESFGAHRSPLQRERYLLMAEGDIVDGELEMSLKYSTVHWSADRIEELARHVDRVMRRTLDSPDGPRAAADTARTVSGGAR